A portion of the Moraxella ovis genome contains these proteins:
- the ligA gene encoding NAD-dependent DNA ligase LigA gives MTDLFDFTQEDSAANSKDDHIVGEMRNLIQALKKHNHAYYVLDNPTIADDEYDSLRSKLVQLEQAHPNLKQPDSPTDSVGGEPLPAFNQVAHDLAMLSLGNVFDEEELLSFVRRINDRLDDKNKQPEFEMELKLDGLAVSLKYVNGVFTQAITRGDGRLGEDITHNVRTIRNLPLVLPECVDIDLLEVRGEVLMPKAGFMKLNKDSELRGEKTFANPRNAAAGSLRQLNPAIAAARPLAFFGYSVNQGLPSHITTQSGALEYLRTLGFETAPFDTATTPKGVQEFYDNIANTRDQLPFEIDGVVIKVNSLALQNDLGFLSREPRWATAYKFAAQNAITRLLTVEWQVGRTGQLTPVGKLEPVNVGGVTVSNVTLHNFGEIQRLGVMVGDMVSIHRAGDVIPKVSGVMMDLRDENVSSITLPETCPVCDSHVSLPEGEALARCTGGLYCPAQSKEALIHFVSRRAMDIDGLGGQWLIKFFEMNLIKTVADIYTLKDHQEHLTTLEGLGEKSVANMLSAIEKSKNTTLPRFIFALGIRGVGETTAQNLAESFESFDALRQASAEQLLHVPDIGDITAVNIMEFFQSEHNNEVIDGLINAGIHWDAVTKNTGDAPLDGQTWVVTGTLSAMGRDEAKAHLQALGAKVSGSVSAKTSMLLAGEKAGSKLDKAQSLGVQVMDEAAFMALLVEHGRA, from the coding sequence ATGACCGATTTATTTGATTTTACCCAAGAGGATTCAGCAGCCAACTCCAAAGATGATCACATCGTTGGCGAAATGCGTAATCTGATTCAAGCGCTAAAAAAACACAACCACGCCTATTATGTGCTTGATAACCCAACCATCGCTGATGATGAGTACGACAGTCTAAGATCTAAGTTGGTTCAGCTTGAGCAAGCGCATCCCAATTTAAAACAACCTGACAGCCCGACCGACAGCGTGGGCGGTGAGCCACTACCTGCCTTTAATCAAGTGGCGCATGATTTGGCGATGCTCTCCTTGGGAAATGTGTTCGATGAAGAAGAGCTATTAAGCTTCGTTCGCCGTATCAATGACCGCCTTGATGATAAAAATAAGCAGCCAGAATTTGAGATGGAGCTTAAGCTGGACGGTTTGGCAGTATCCTTAAAATACGTGAATGGCGTATTTACTCAAGCCATCACGCGTGGCGATGGTCGCTTGGGTGAGGATATTACGCATAATGTCAGAACCATCCGTAACTTACCGTTGGTGCTGCCAGAGTGTGTCGATATTGATTTATTGGAAGTGCGCGGCGAGGTGCTCATGCCAAAAGCGGGCTTTATGAAGTTAAATAAAGACAGTGAACTGCGTGGTGAGAAGACTTTTGCCAATCCTAGAAATGCCGCCGCGGGCAGTCTGCGCCAACTTAATCCTGCCATTGCAGCAGCACGACCTTTGGCATTTTTTGGGTATTCGGTGAATCAGGGTTTGCCAAGTCACATCACGACCCAAAGTGGTGCATTGGAATATCTGCGCACTTTGGGATTTGAGACTGCGCCTTTTGATACTGCAACCACCCCTAAGGGTGTGCAAGAATTCTATGATAATATCGCCAATACACGCGATCAGCTGCCCTTTGAGATTGATGGGGTGGTAATCAAGGTGAATTCGTTAGCGCTGCAGAATGATTTGGGGTTTTTGAGCCGCGAACCGAGGTGGGCGACGGCTTACAAATTTGCCGCCCAGAATGCCATCACGCGTCTTTTGACGGTAGAGTGGCAAGTGGGGCGTACAGGACAGCTGACCCCTGTGGGTAAATTGGAGCCTGTTAATGTCGGTGGGGTGACGGTCAGTAACGTGACGCTGCATAATTTTGGTGAGATTCAGCGGCTTGGCGTTATGGTTGGCGACATGGTGAGCATCCACCGTGCTGGTGATGTTATTCCGAAAGTCTCGGGAGTGATGATGGATCTGCGTGATGAGAATGTCAGCTCGATCACACTACCAGAGACTTGCCCTGTGTGTGATTCTCATGTGTCCTTGCCCGAAGGTGAGGCGCTGGCTCGCTGCACGGGCGGATTGTATTGCCCTGCTCAGTCTAAGGAGGCACTGATTCACTTTGTGTCGCGCCGCGCGATGGATATTGATGGCTTGGGTGGGCAATGGCTGATCAAGTTCTTTGAGATGAACCTGATCAAGACAGTTGCTGACATTTATACTCTAAAAGACCATCAGGAACATCTGACGACCTTGGAGGGTCTCGGTGAAAAATCTGTCGCTAACATGCTGTCCGCCATTGAAAAATCCAAAAACACAACCCTGCCAAGATTTATCTTTGCACTAGGTATTCGTGGGGTGGGTGAGACCACTGCGCAGAATTTGGCAGAGAGTTTTGAGAGTTTTGATGCATTAAGACAAGCAAGTGCCGAGCAGCTGCTTCATGTGCCAGACATTGGCGACATCACGGCGGTTAATATCATGGAGTTCTTCCAAAGTGAGCATAACAATGAAGTCATCGACGGCTTGATTAATGCTGGCATCCATTGGGATGCAGTGACAAAAAACACAGGCGATGCACCATTAGATGGGCAGACTTGGGTGGTGACTGGCACACTATCAGCGATGGGGCGAGATGAAGCTAAGGCGCATCTACAGGCATTGGGCGCAAAAGTCTCAGGATCAGTATCTGCCAAAACCAGCATGCTATTGGCAGGCGAAAAGGCAGGCTCCAAGCTTGATAAAGCGCAAAGCTTAGGCGTGCAAGTGATGGATGAGGCGGCATTTATGGCACTGTTGGTAGAGCATGGGCGAGCTTAA
- the pheS gene encoding phenylalanine--tRNA ligase subunit alpha: MTTIPTLNQPLASLSEQDFLAFADAVSTLINNAQSESELQELKVTFQGKKSDITTLSKQMGSLDTDGKKTYGAYLHELRTRLAAAFDARGTALAEQVLNAKLASEQVDISLPARGVASGGLHPITHVTERMKQFFTQAGFSVATGPEVESDYYNFEALNIPDHHPARAMHDTFYFDAHYLLRTHTSGVQIRTMEKSEPPLRIICPGRVYRCDSDQTHSPMFHQMEGLMISKSSNFAELKGVIHEFLNAFFGKEMTVRFRPSFFPFTEPSAEVDILSDNGKWLEVLGCGMVHPQVLRNCGIDPDEYTGFAFGLGIERFAMLYYGVNDLRLFFQNDLRFLKQFA, from the coding sequence ATGACTACAATACCCACCTTAAATCAGCCATTGGCATCGCTGAGCGAGCAGGATTTTTTGGCATTCGCTGATGCGGTAAGCACACTTATCAATAACGCCCAGAGCGAAAGCGAGCTTCAAGAACTAAAAGTAACCTTTCAGGGCAAAAAAAGCGACATCACCACGCTATCTAAGCAGATGGGCAGCTTAGATACAGATGGCAAAAAAACCTACGGTGCATATCTGCACGAGCTCCGTACGCGTTTGGCGGCCGCATTCGATGCGCGTGGGACAGCACTGGCAGAGCAGGTACTTAATGCCAAGCTTGCCAGTGAGCAGGTGGATATCAGCTTGCCCGCTCGTGGTGTGGCATCAGGTGGCCTACATCCAATCACGCACGTGACCGAGCGCATGAAGCAATTCTTCACACAGGCGGGCTTTAGTGTGGCGACAGGACCTGAGGTTGAGAGCGACTATTATAACTTTGAGGCGCTGAACATCCCTGATCATCATCCTGCGCGCGCCATGCATGATACTTTTTATTTTGATGCGCATTATTTACTGCGCACGCACACCAGTGGGGTGCAGATTCGCACCATGGAGAAGAGCGAGCCGCCGCTACGCATCATCTGCCCGGGTCGCGTATATCGCTGTGACAGTGACCAGACGCATTCGCCAATGTTCCATCAGATGGAAGGGTTGATGATTTCAAAGTCATCGAACTTCGCTGAGTTAAAAGGCGTGATTCATGAATTTTTGAACGCTTTCTTTGGTAAGGAGATGACCGTTCGTTTCCGTCCTAGTTTCTTCCCATTCACTGAGCCATCTGCCGAAGTAGATATTTTGTCTGATAATGGCAAATGGCTAGAAGTGCTGGGCTGTGGTATGGTACACCCACAAGTTCTGCGCAACTGTGGCATTGACCCTGATGAATATACAGGCTTTGCGTTTGGGCTTGGCATTGAGCGTTTTGCGATGTTGTACTATGGCGTGAACGATCTGCGTCTGTTCTTCCAAAATGACTTGAGATTTTTAAAGCAGTTTGCTTGA
- the smpB gene encoding SsrA-binding protein SmpB, with protein MAKKPSNQICANKKARHEYFIEETFEAGLALEGWEVKAIRAGKMAITDAYVIFKNGEAFLFGAHIQPLLTSSTHINPDNIRTRKLLLNRREIDKLFGMVNQKGYAVVALSCYWKSSRVKCEIALAKGKKLHDKRATLKERDWQMDKKRGFKADLR; from the coding sequence ATGGCAAAAAAACCAAGCAATCAAATCTGCGCCAACAAAAAAGCACGCCACGAATATTTTATCGAAGAGACCTTTGAAGCTGGTCTTGCCCTGGAGGGCTGGGAAGTCAAAGCAATCCGCGCAGGCAAAATGGCGATCACTGACGCTTACGTCATTTTCAAAAATGGCGAAGCTTTCTTGTTCGGTGCGCACATTCAACCGCTTTTGACCAGCTCAACGCACATCAATCCAGACAACATTCGCACGCGCAAATTACTTCTTAATCGCCGTGAGATTGACAAATTATTCGGCATGGTCAACCAAAAAGGCTATGCGGTCGTGGCATTATCTTGCTACTGGAAATCTTCACGCGTCAAATGCGAAATCGCCCTAGCTAAAGGTAAAAAACTCCACGACAAGCGCGCCACCCTAAAAGAACGCGATTGGCAAATGGATAAAAAACGCGGGTTCAAGGCGGATTTGCGATAA
- a CDS encoding cell division protein ZipA C-terminal FtsZ-binding domain-containing protein encodes MDQSVWLLLAVLAIVLGCILLVPAILRAINSKKQIDHDGDVHHKDGLPITPRDERLLTHDDAVALPSDDAPDALTSMAAVAASSPVVSASDRPTINPEPNKPAENADETIAPSDAAHEETEQLRELNGKFEQNSPILDKHLSDQESFDQNNSPLLNATDNIAVVITPRNAYTGLSGKIVLSLVREYGLKYGVMNMFHRYEHENGTGDLWFSMMGVNNEGVQPFDLNVLAESRFNSILLFLSLPHPHALRGFDSMVSVAQMIADDLEADIYNEEGYTLDDAEFAKLRAHAASHQ; translated from the coding sequence ATGGATCAGAGTGTTTGGCTGTTGCTTGCAGTGCTTGCGATTGTACTCGGATGTATTTTGTTGGTGCCTGCCATTTTGCGCGCCATTAATAGCAAAAAACAAATCGATCATGATGGCGATGTACATCACAAAGATGGTTTGCCGATCACGCCAAGAGACGAGCGACTGCTGACTCATGATGATGCGGTTGCCTTGCCAAGCGACGACGCACCTGATGCGCTAACCAGCATGGCGGCGGTGGCAGCTTCATCCCCTGTGGTGAGTGCATCAGATCGACCGACTATTAATCCTGAGCCCAACAAGCCTGCTGAAAATGCTGATGAGACGATCGCGCCGAGCGATGCTGCGCACGAAGAGACCGAGCAGCTGCGCGAGCTTAATGGTAAATTTGAGCAAAATTCCCCAATCCTAGATAAGCATCTGTCTGACCAAGAAAGCTTCGATCAGAATAACAGCCCACTGTTGAATGCCACAGACAACATCGCTGTGGTGATCACACCACGTAACGCCTACACGGGACTGTCAGGCAAAATCGTACTGAGCTTAGTGCGTGAATACGGCTTAAAATATGGCGTGATGAACATGTTCCACCGCTACGAGCATGAGAATGGCACGGGCGATCTGTGGTTTAGTATGATGGGCGTGAATAACGAGGGTGTTCAGCCGTTTGACTTGAATGTACTTGCTGAGAGTCGTTTTAATAGCATTCTATTGTTCTTATCACTGCCGCACCCACATGCCTTGCGTGGCTTTGACAGCATGGTGTCAGTGGCGCAGATGATCGCTGATGACCTAGAGGCTGACATATATAACGAAGAGGGCTACACGCTCGACGATGCAGAATTTGCCAAATTGCGTGCCCACGCTGCCAGCCATCAATAA
- a CDS encoding integration host factor subunit alpha, producing the protein MSALTKADMIDRLTIRLRITRQDARQIVDKFFEEISQNLADGKEVKISGFGNFELKDKKSRPGRNPKTGESIPVKARRVVTFKAGQKFRTRIEMENDPR; encoded by the coding sequence ATGAGTGCATTAACCAAAGCTGACATGATAGACCGCTTAACGATTCGTCTGCGCATCACTCGCCAAGATGCCAGACAGATTGTGGATAAATTTTTTGAAGAAATTAGCCAAAATCTCGCTGACGGCAAGGAAGTCAAGATCTCTGGATTTGGTAATTTTGAATTAAAAGACAAAAAATCCCGCCCAGGGCGCAACCCAAAGACGGGCGAGAGCATTCCTGTTAAGGCGCGCCGCGTGGTAACATTCAAGGCAGGTCAAAAATTCCGCACGCGCATCGAGATGGAGAATGATCCGCGTTAG
- the pheT gene encoding phenylalanine--tRNA ligase subunit beta, translating to MKISENWLRQWANPANTSDELGQQLTMAGLELDGADTVAPEFSGVVVGEVITCEQHPDADRLRVTTVNIGTGENLQIVCGAPNVRTGLKVAVATVGAVLPPIDGKPFNIKKGKLRGVESQGMLCGASEIGLVDEIDGLLELPDDTPIGVDVRDYLGLDAMIFDIAITPNRGDCFSVLGLAREISVINRLPLNCPEIKAITPSTDKKVNVNVLNDEACPRYLAQCISNIDRTAKSPKWLVDNLMASGMRTHNFLVDVTNYVLLELGQPLHAFDADKIQGDIVVRLANQGETLELLNEQTITLTGDELVIADDVGALALAGIMGGMRSSVTDETTNIVLESAHFNQLAIAARARRFGLHTDASQRFERGVDFELPLMALHRATALIHEVAGAEVGQITTVENLDKLPKRSPIHLPYAKIEQLLGVALPSDEVVDILNRLEIVTQFDGDEFICQPPSHRFDMNIAEDLVEEIARIHGYDHIKPRLPEFAVDMSYDDAADLTHELKLSLAASGYFEAVSFSFSDAKIEALFNDDKLGAVLPLANPISADLAVMRRTLLSSLLPVVSYNLNRQQPRMRLFETGLSFVGQNIDNLVQTPSLAMVATGLVAEEGIYDKRVMDFFDLKRDVESLLPQGLNKTSLSYERADLAFLHPGQSAYLVVNGVRLGWFGQLHPSIAKALDLPAVWVAQFAIEDLIDLHRATNAITAPSKFPSVRRDLAFLVDKSVEWQDLVVDIRAAAGKYLTDLWLFDVYEGDRLPEGKKSLAFAMLFQNADATLEDDVIKKAMDDVASRLSDKHGAKLRDS from the coding sequence ATGAAAATCAGCGAAAATTGGCTAAGACAATGGGCAAATCCTGCCAACACCTCGGATGAATTGGGTCAGCAGCTCACCATGGCGGGGCTGGAACTAGACGGTGCAGACACGGTTGCGCCTGAATTTAGTGGCGTGGTGGTCGGCGAGGTCATCACCTGTGAGCAGCATCCCGATGCGGATCGCCTGCGTGTTACTACGGTTAATATCGGTACAGGTGAGAACCTACAGATCGTCTGCGGTGCGCCAAATGTCCGTACAGGCCTAAAAGTTGCCGTCGCGACTGTCGGTGCGGTGCTGCCACCGATTGATGGTAAGCCATTTAACATCAAAAAAGGTAAGCTTCGTGGCGTTGAGAGCCAAGGCATGCTGTGCGGTGCTTCTGAGATTGGTTTGGTTGATGAGATTGATGGTCTGTTAGAGTTGCCTGATGATACGCCGATCGGCGTTGATGTGCGTGATTATTTGGGCTTAGATGCGATGATCTTTGACATCGCCATCACGCCAAACCGTGGCGATTGCTTTAGTGTATTAGGTCTGGCTCGTGAGATCAGCGTGATTAATCGCCTGCCGCTAAACTGTCCAGAAATCAAAGCCATAACCCCAAGCACCGACAAAAAAGTCAATGTTAATGTGCTTAATGATGAAGCCTGCCCGCGTTATCTTGCGCAGTGCATCAGTAATATCGACCGTACTGCCAAGAGTCCAAAATGGTTGGTGGATAATCTGATGGCATCAGGCATGCGCACGCACAACTTCTTGGTAGATGTGACGAACTATGTATTGCTAGAGCTGGGTCAGCCGCTACATGCCTTTGATGCGGATAAGATTCAAGGCGACATCGTTGTACGTCTGGCAAATCAAGGTGAGACACTAGAACTGCTTAATGAGCAGACCATCACACTAACAGGCGATGAGCTTGTGATTGCTGATGATGTAGGCGCGCTGGCATTGGCGGGCATCATGGGTGGCATGCGCTCGTCAGTGACTGACGAGACGACGAACATCGTGTTGGAGTCTGCGCATTTTAATCAGCTTGCCATCGCCGCACGTGCCAGACGTTTTGGTTTGCACACCGATGCCAGCCAGCGCTTTGAGCGTGGTGTAGACTTTGAATTGCCATTGATGGCGCTTCATCGCGCGACCGCTTTGATTCACGAAGTGGCAGGTGCAGAAGTCGGGCAGATTACCACCGTAGAAAATCTTGATAAACTACCAAAACGCAGCCCAATCCATCTGCCATATGCGAAGATCGAGCAGCTATTGGGCGTGGCATTGCCTAGTGATGAAGTTGTCGATATTCTAAATCGTCTAGAGATTGTCACGCAGTTTGATGGTGATGAATTCATCTGCCAGCCGCCAAGCCATCGCTTTGACATGAATATCGCAGAGGATCTGGTTGAAGAAATTGCGCGTATCCACGGCTATGATCACATTAAGCCGCGCTTGCCAGAATTTGCTGTGGACATGAGCTATGACGACGCAGCAGATCTAACGCATGAACTCAAACTAAGCCTAGCGGCATCGGGTTACTTTGAAGCGGTGAGCTTTAGCTTTAGCGATGCTAAGATCGAAGCGCTGTTTAATGATGACAAGCTTGGTGCAGTATTGCCACTTGCCAATCCGATCTCAGCAGACTTAGCGGTAATGCGCCGTACATTATTATCCAGCCTGCTACCTGTGGTGTCTTATAACCTGAACCGCCAACAGCCTCGCATGCGTCTGTTTGAGACGGGTTTGTCTTTTGTGGGTCAGAACATTGATAACCTAGTGCAGACCCCGAGCCTTGCGATGGTTGCCACCGGCTTGGTTGCTGAAGAGGGCATCTATGATAAGCGCGTGATGGACTTTTTTGATCTAAAGCGCGATGTTGAAAGCCTACTGCCACAAGGTCTAAATAAGACCAGCCTAAGCTACGAGCGCGCTGATTTAGCGTTCTTACACCCTGGGCAAAGTGCTTATCTTGTGGTGAATGGTGTGCGTCTCGGCTGGTTCGGTCAGTTACACCCAAGCATCGCCAAAGCGCTTGATCTGCCGGCTGTTTGGGTGGCTCAATTTGCCATCGAAGATCTCATCGATCTGCATCGCGCGACCAACGCCATCACCGCCCCGAGTAAATTCCCAAGCGTGCGCCGTGACTTGGCATTCTTGGTGGATAAATCGGTAGAGTGGCAAGATTTGGTTGTGGATATTCGTGCGGCAGCAGGTAAATATCTGACCGATCTTTGGTTGTTCGATGTCTATGAAGGCGACAGACTGCCAGAGGGCAAAAAATCACTGGCTTTTGCCATGCTTTTCCAGAATGCTGATGCCACATTAGAAGATGATGTCATCAAAAAAGCGATGGATGATGTCGCCTCTAGATTGAGCGACAAGCACGGCGCAAAGCTAAGAGATAGTTAA
- the nfsA gene encoding oxygen-insensitive NADPH nitroreductase: MLNSAPTIETLLNHRSVRKYTGEPISNEMLQAILEAGRAVSTSSFLQATSIIRVVDGAKRTQLRQISCNMSEADYNEAFANGERLGHGYVESCAEYLIFCMDAKRHNQLADVQTDWTEVTLIGAIDAALMAQNVLAAAESLGLGGVFIGSLRNDIERAGEILGCPKHVVPLFGLCLGHPDWESKINQSQRPRLPLDVLVSTDAYQEADEASLNAYNEQVREYYQGRKLDLDWRAQIAQTFGGEVRPFMLEYLQKQGFAKR; this comes from the coding sequence ATGCTAAATAGCGCTCCTACCATTGAGACTTTATTGAACCACCGCTCTGTGCGTAAATACACAGGCGAACCGATCTCTAATGAGATGCTGCAGGCGATCTTGGAAGCGGGGCGTGCGGTATCGACGTCCAGCTTTTTGCAGGCGACGAGCATCATTCGTGTGGTTGATGGCGCTAAGCGTACCCAGCTGCGTCAGATCTCATGCAACATGAGCGAGGCGGATTATAATGAAGCGTTTGCCAATGGCGAGCGTTTGGGTCATGGCTATGTGGAGTCTTGTGCTGAGTATCTGATTTTTTGTATGGATGCTAAGCGCCATAACCAGCTGGCGGATGTGCAGACTGACTGGACAGAGGTGACGCTAATTGGTGCGATCGATGCCGCGCTCATGGCGCAAAACGTACTGGCTGCGGCCGAGAGTCTTGGCTTGGGCGGCGTATTTATCGGCTCTCTTCGTAATGATATCGAGCGAGCAGGCGAGATCTTAGGCTGCCCTAAACACGTCGTGCCATTATTCGGCCTGTGCTTAGGTCATCCCGATTGGGAGTCTAAGATTAACCAATCACAGCGCCCACGTCTGCCGCTAGACGTGCTTGTCTCTACCGACGCCTACCAAGAAGCTGATGAAGCCTCCCTAAATGCGTACAACGAACAAGTGCGTGAATATTACCAAGGGCGCAAGCTTGATCTAGACTGGCGTGCTCAAATCGCCCAAACCTTCGGCGGTGAAGTGCGTCCCTTCATGCTAGAATACCTACAAAAGCAAGGTTTTGCTAAGCGCTAA
- a CDS encoding Lrp/AsnC family transcriptional regulator, with protein sequence MTHAIDDTDKIILNLLQDDATLPLKSVAERAGISIATAQRRISTLIDQQIIAKQVAIIDPTKVGYTLTVLVMIKMATSSVSMQQRFERVMASEPQVMMCYEISGDYDFVLMVNSQNMQDYHAFTRRLLTSENNVNHFNSQFVMNFIKSGIKITLK encoded by the coding sequence ATGACACACGCAATTGATGACACCGATAAAATCATCCTAAATCTCCTACAAGATGATGCGACACTCCCGCTAAAGAGCGTCGCCGAACGAGCGGGTATCTCTATCGCTACAGCACAGCGACGCATCAGCACGCTCATCGATCAACAAATCATCGCCAAGCAGGTCGCCATCATCGACCCCACCAAGGTCGGCTATACGCTCACGGTGCTGGTGATGATCAAGATGGCAACGTCGAGCGTATCCATGCAGCAACGGTTTGAGCGGGTTATGGCGTCCGAGCCACAGGTGATGATGTGTTATGAGATCTCAGGTGATTATGACTTTGTGCTGATGGTGAATAGCCAAAACATGCAAGACTATCACGCTTTTACACGCCGCCTATTGACCAGCGAAAATAACGTCAATCACTTTAACAGTCAATTTGTGATGAATTTTATTAAATCTGGCATCAAAATTACGCTAAAATAG
- a CDS encoding DMT family transporter, with product MTISNTQPKSKSDLFSMLGLLVGCILFGLGSLIVAHIETVGAYAMAFWRLLISTGIFLVLAKIFGQHFPTNKKAIGFALISGAALGFDLALWHESIYAVGPGISTLLNSLQIFFLAFIAFLWFGERQTKMQLLSLVMASVGVALIASPEFAHNDAALWGFVSGIASGAFLAISMAYIRRTHEVVRVPILPMMTIVGAGGALTMLPMMLLWNWGQIMPTTMSEWGWVFVYGAVMQCMAWGLIAYSIPKLALSLTGLLLLSEPVAALLIDYFWLHKAISGLQWGGAFLVMFAIYLGSLKAKN from the coding sequence ATGACGATAAGTAACACACAGCCAAAGAGCAAGAGTGACTTGTTTTCCATGCTTGGGCTGTTGGTTGGTTGTATCTTATTCGGACTGGGTAGCTTGATCGTCGCACACATTGAGACGGTCGGTGCGTATGCCATGGCATTTTGGCGGTTGCTCATATCGACAGGGATTTTTTTGGTGCTTGCGAAGATTTTTGGTCAGCATTTCCCCACCAATAAAAAAGCCATTGGATTTGCGCTGATATCAGGGGCTGCACTTGGTTTTGATTTGGCGCTGTGGCATGAGAGTATTTATGCGGTCGGACCGGGTATTTCTACTTTATTAAACAGCTTGCAGATTTTCTTTTTGGCATTCATTGCGTTTTTGTGGTTTGGTGAGCGTCAGACCAAGATGCAGCTTTTGAGTCTTGTGATGGCATCGGTTGGAGTGGCACTCATCGCCAGCCCTGAGTTTGCGCACAATGATGCTGCGCTGTGGGGCTTTGTCTCTGGGATTGCCTCTGGAGCATTCTTGGCGATCTCCATGGCGTATATTCGGCGCACCCATGAAGTCGTTCGTGTGCCGATCTTGCCGATGATGACCATCGTGGGTGCAGGCGGTGCGCTGACGATGCTGCCGATGATGCTCTTGTGGAATTGGGGGCAGATCATGCCTACCACCATGAGTGAATGGGGCTGGGTGTTCGTGTACGGTGCGGTCATGCAGTGCATGGCGTGGGGGCTTATTGCTTATTCTATTCCTAAGCTTGCCTTGTCGCTGACAGGTCTGCTCTTGCTGTCAGAGCCTGTGGCGGCACTGCTGATTGATTATTTTTGGCTGCATAAGGCGATCAGTGGGCTGCAATGGGGCGGTGCGTTTTTGGTGATGTTTGCCATTTATCTAGGCTCATTAAAGGCAAAAAATTGA
- a CDS encoding type B 50S ribosomal protein L31, with protein sequence MRKDIHPEYKEVLFHDTNADVYFLTRSTVATKTTREYEGQEYPYFPLDISSASHPFYTGEQRKASNEGRVASFNKRFGAFASRGKKA encoded by the coding sequence ATGCGTAAAGACATCCACCCAGAATACAAAGAAGTTCTATTCCACGACACCAATGCTGACGTGTACTTCCTAACTCGCTCAACTGTTGCGACTAAGACTACTCGTGAATACGAAGGTCAAGAATACCCATATTTCCCACTTGATATCTCAAGTGCGTCGCACCCATTCTACACTGGCGAGCAACGTAAAGCATCTAACGAAGGTCGTGTTGCTAGCTTCAACAAGCGTTTTGGTGCATTCGCAAGCCGTGGCAAAAAAGCCTAA
- a CDS encoding porin: MKKSLLATAIKTSSVLAIAALSTAAYAAPEVYGQVRLSLTYNDIETKVNSIVDESKTSKRPELGSGNSRLGFRGKEALTENTDLEYRLEYRIDVAENSDTNFSARHGYLALNNKQYGKLLAGRTISQDDYLDVSESWWRVAGGGYDFGHDAAWVNNTVVYSTPKFNNNKTYAFVQYGMDEGKDGARSFRTFEDGVAKSVSRDFVMLGAIHQDDKTYAGFTYTQAGNDLKSARGSISYQATDKIKTYGILQYTDFNSDDNELAAFAGVAYKLKEPTTVWLEGYYSDNYKGYSNGESSGGTIGVKHNVDKNLTGFASLGFKKAEYDKTKVDGKGLEIGAIYRF, translated from the coding sequence ATGAAAAAATCACTTTTAGCCACCGCCATCAAAACCTCAAGCGTGCTTGCCATCGCAGCATTATCCACTGCCGCGTACGCCGCCCCTGAAGTTTATGGTCAAGTTCGTCTATCATTAACCTATAATGACATCGAAACCAAAGTAAATAGCATTGTCGACGAAAGCAAAACCAGTAAGCGTCCTGAGCTTGGTTCAGGCAACTCGCGTCTTGGTTTTAGAGGTAAAGAAGCCCTAACTGAGAACACCGATTTAGAATATCGCCTAGAATATCGCATTGACGTTGCAGAAAATAGCGATACCAACTTCTCAGCCCGCCATGGCTATCTGGCACTTAATAACAAACAGTATGGTAAACTGCTGGCAGGTCGCACCATCTCTCAAGATGATTACCTAGATGTGAGTGAATCATGGTGGCGTGTCGCAGGTGGTGGCTATGACTTCGGTCATGACGCCGCTTGGGTAAATAACACGGTGGTTTATAGCACGCCTAAATTTAACAACAACAAGACCTATGCTTTTGTACAATACGGCATGGATGAAGGCAAAGACGGCGCGCGCTCTTTCCGCACCTTTGAAGATGGCGTGGCAAAAAGCGTTAGTCGCGACTTTGTGATGCTGGGTGCCATCCACCAAGACGACAAAACTTATGCTGGTTTTACCTATACTCAAGCAGGCAATGATCTAAAATCTGCACGTGGCTCTATTTCTTATCAAGCTACTGATAAAATCAAAACATACGGCATCCTGCAGTACACTGATTTTAATAGCGACGATAATGAATTGGCTGCATTTGCAGGTGTTGCCTATAAGCTAAAAGAACCAACCACAGTATGGCTAGAAGGCTACTACAGCGATAACTATAAAGGTTATAGCAATGGCGAGTCGTCTGGCGGCACCATTGGTGTGAAGCATAATGTTGATAAAAACCTAACCGGTTTTGCCAGCCTTGGTTTCAAAAAAGCCGAGTACGACAAAACCAAAGTTGATGGCAAAGGCCTCGAGATCGGCGCCATCTACCGCTTCTAA